In Odontesthes bonariensis isolate fOdoBon6 chromosome 9, fOdoBon6.hap1, whole genome shotgun sequence, the following proteins share a genomic window:
- the LOC142388769 gene encoding uncharacterized protein LOC142388769 has protein sequence MGDWDWASKWMEDVWEDRKGEPAARNPQQQSPNQTPEEGQPPHKFWSQALRTLRPWYCFAPVGVVWSVCQLEALLHPSLSPVNVCSGLLLVCLLSIVLVGCIHAPKCCLWPRQTQEETPQRKQQEAVAESRNNQYSCMSLTRKWDLHVPLALALADSLLLCVLQEPLPDPSVPHIQAHLCRLEAVAHTLEKANIGSVVMPEEVERGTTLTVRLKLISTYLQQRVESLRTLVQVQGDFEASVKDMLRGMESLWAQLEKLHTGVTLTRQEGQCHRDLALARTGAETLFAVLDHYRNRLQSCQDHLKDSTQLLQELTWSYTHISNSVGGSSESVWPELLLQSNIEQFDQVQENFSSLEQQTATFQAHLEGLGKGNQGRHVGSLAGSDVGHSNSASPQTSLHVSDASPERSTSEDSPLTLRERSALQLSSTFGRLRLSRKKK, from the exons ATGGGGGACTGGGACTGGGCCAGTAAATGGATGGAGGATGTGTGGGAGGACAGGAAGGGAGAACCTGCCGCGAGGAACCCACAGCAGCAGAG TCCAAATCAAACCCCAGAAGAAGGTCAACCTCCACACAAATTTTGGTCCCAGGCTCTGAGGACTTTGCGACCCTGGTACTGTTTCGCTCCTGTTGGTGTAGTGTGGTCAGTCTGCCAGCTGGAGGCGCTGCTGCACCCCTCACTGTCTCCGGTGAATGTGTGCTCCGGGCTGCTGTTAGTGTGTCTGCTGTCGATTGTTCTGGTGGGCTGCATCCATGCCCCGAAGTGTTGCCTGTGGCCAAGACAGACCCAG GAGGAGACGCCACAGAGGAAACAGCAGGAGGCTGTGGCTGAAAGCAGGAATAACCAGTATTCATG CATGTCCTTGACTAGGAAGTGGGACCTCCATgttcctctggctctggctctggccgACAGCCTGCTGCTGTGTGTTCTCCAGGAGCCCCTGCCAGACCCCAGCGTGCCCCACATCCAGGCTCACCTCTGCAGACTGGAG GCTGTGGCTCACACACTTGAGAAAGCTAACATTGGATCGGTGGTGATGCCAGAGGAGGTGGAGCGAGGCACCACGCTTACAGTCAGACTGAAGCTCATCAGCACCTATCTGCAGCAGAG GGTGGAATCCCTGCGTACTCTGGTCCAGGTGCAGGGGGATTTTGAGGCCAGTGTGAAGGACATGCTTCGGGGCATGGAAAGCCTCTGGGCTCAGCTGGAGAAGCTGCACACTGGGGTCACGCTAACCAGACAGGAGGGCCAATGCCACAGAGACCTGGCTTTGGCCCGGACAGGTGCAGAG actTTATTTGCAGTCTTGGATCACTACAGGAACAGACTTCAGTCCTGCCAGGATCATCTGAAAGACAGCACACAGCTACTACAG GAGTTAACCTGGAGTTACACTCATATCAGCAACAGTGTGGGCGGCAGCAGCGAGTCCGTCTGGCCGGAGCTTCTGCTTCAGTCCAACATTGAGCAG TTTGACCAGGTTCAGGAGAATTTCAGCTCCCTGGAGCAGCAGACCGCTACGTTCCAGGCTCACCTGGAGGGTCTTGGAAAAGGAAATCAGGGCAGACATGTTGGGTCCCTCGCAGGCAGTGATGTAGGCCATTCAAACTCAGCCTCTCCACAGACTTCCCTGCATGTTAGTGATGCGTCGCCGGAGAGGTCGACCTCTGAGGACTCTCCTCTGACGCTGCGTGAGAGGTCGGCGCTGCAGCTCTCCTCCACCTTTGGACGCCTGCGCCTCTCTAGAAAGAAGAAGTGA